The Blautia pseudococcoides genome segment TCAGCAACCTGAGCAACATATTCCTGGAATTTTTCGTTCTTTGCAACGAAATCTGTCTCTGCATTAACCTCTACAGCAACTGCGTTCTTCTCGTCAGCAGATACCAGAGTTTTGCACAGACCTTCTGCTGCAACACGGCTTGCTTTTTTCTGTGCAGTTGCAAGTCCCTTTTCTCTCAGGAATTCAACTGCTTTATCCATATCGCCTTCTGTAGCTGTAAGAGCTTTCTTGCAGTCCATCATGCCGGCGCCGGTCATTTCTCTTAATTCTTTTACCATTCCTGCTGTAATAGCCATCGTGATATTCCTCCTGAATTCTTATTATTCCTCTGTTGTTTCCTCTTCAGCTGCTTCCTCAAAGATTTCGCTGTCTTCGGCAGCACCCTGGTTAGCTTCGATCACGGCATCTGCCATTTTGGAAACAATTAATTTTACGGCTCTGATCGCATCGTCATTGCCCGGGATTACAAAGTCCAGTTCTTCCGGGTCACAGTTTGTATCACAGATACCGATTAACGGAATACCTAATGTATGTGCTTCCTGAACGCAGATTCTTTCTTTTTTCGGGTCTACGATGAAGATGGCATCCGGGAGTTTCTTCATTTCTTTGATACCGCCCAGGTTCTTCTCTAATTTGGCCTGCTCTTTTTTCAGCTCGATAACTTCTTTTTTCGGCAGTACGTCGAAAGTACCGTCAGCTTCCATAGCTTCGATTTCTTTCAGTCTTGCGATTCTGCTCTGGATGGTCTTGAAGTTTGTCAGCATTCCGCCTAACCATCTCTCGTTTACATAGAACATTCCGCATCGCTCTGCTTCTACTTTGATAGCGTCCTGAGCCTGTTTCTTAGTTCCTACGAACAGGATTGTACCGCCGTCAGCTGCCATGTCTGCAACTGCTTTGTAAGCATCGTCAACCATTCCTACAGATTTCTGCAGGTCGATGATGTAGATACCATTTCTCTCTGTGTAGATGTAGGGAGCCATTTTAGGGTTCCATCTTCTGGTCTGATGTCCGAAATGAACACCTGCTTCCAGTAATTGTTTCATTGAAATAACGCTCATGTTTTTTCTCCTTTTTGGTTGTTTTCTTCCGTCTATTTCCTCTCCGCAGGGACACTGTCGGATGCTTGTCCGCAGGCACCGTCCTTTGGTATTCATAGACGTGGTTATTTTGCAACGTTGGTATTATAGCATAGCTGACACATAGGTTGCAAGCTGTTTTTAAGATTTTTTCCTGTTTTTACAAGGTTTATACCACTTTTGTCCAAATTCTTTTCTGTAACGGACATTCTTAAGGTACTATTCACACACTGCGGTCCCCCGAAGCAGGTTGTGCAGTAACGTTTTGAAGCCAGGTATGCAGAAGCGGCATCCAGCTCTGACACTCTTTCTGCACTCCGGTGCCGTCTACACGCATCAGTGTCTCGTTGGCTAAGGAAAGTCCGTGACTGCCTTTTGGGTAGAGGTGAAATTCAACCGGGACACCTGCTTTTCCCATAGCTTCTACAAATAACAGGGAATTCTGAAAAGGCACACTCTGATCCTCAAAGGTATGCCAGATAAAGGCAGGCGGCACATGGACACCTGCCTGAGTCTCCAGTGCCATTTCCTCTTTCTTCTCCTCATAATCACTGCCCAGCAGGTTATGGATGCTTTCCAGATGTCCGTAATCCTCCCGGGATGTGATAACCGGATAACTGAGGATCAGTCCTTTCACCTTTAAACTCTCTTTGCTGCATCCCACAGCCTCTGACAGAAAATCTCTGTTCCAGAAAACACCAAAACTGGCTGCCAGATGTCCTCCCGCTGAAAATCCCATAACAAAGATATTATCAGTATCCACATGCCACATATCGGCCTTTTCCTGTATCACCTGCACAGAGCGGGCCACCTCTGACAATGCTGTAGGAAAAACAACGGGCGCACAGGAGTAACGCAGAACGGCTGCGTGATATCCCATACTGTTAAACTGCAGGGCGATCATCTCCGCTTCCCTGTCAGCAGTAAAACGATACGCGCCGCCTGGACAGATCAAAATCAAAGGGCGTAACAAATCCTTTGGCAGCTCCTCATAAGTATCTAAAATATAAGTTGTCAAATGTGTCTCTTTTGAAGACCCTGACATTTGAATGGGAATCTTTTCATGTATCATACTCTTGCTCTCCTCTTATTCCTTTTCAATGATCTGACCGTTTCGGTAAGCCTTCAGCAGTTGCTTCAGCTCATCAATACTCTCCTGGAGGTGGTGCCCATTATCCGTATCTCCCACTGTTTTTCTGAGAGAGGTTCGTTTTACTAAAATACTGTCAGAGAGAATATCACTCTCTCTTGTAATGGCATCTTCTGCCGAAGTAAATGGTTCGTGGGCCGCCAGGATCATTCCCCAGGAATTATAGATCAAGGTATATCCGGCAATTCCCGTCTCCTTTTGGTATGCCTTTGAAAACCCACCATCAATGACCAGCACTTTGCCGCCGCACTTGATGGGGCTTTCCCCTGAGGTATGATGTACCGGGACATGGCCGTTTATAATATGGCAGCAGTCTCCCTCGATTCCGAATTCCCGAAAAATATTATTTACCACACTATCGTCTTCCAGCAGTCTGTAGTATGGGTTCTTATTCTCCACATGGGTTTCTTTCTCCGCCAGAAAATAGCGCTCAAAAGTAGCCATCTTATCTTTTCCGAACAAAGGAGACGCCGGGCTGCTCCAGATAAACCACAAAATATCCCTTCCCCGTTGCTTTTCATCCTGATCCAGGGCAAAGAAAGCTTTCCTTACATACGCTTCCAGCACGTCATAGAGCTCTCTCCCTTTATAGGTCCTGCCATATACCTCCACTTCCTTAAAGCTGCCGTCCTCATTAAGGGGAACACAGCCGTGATAAAGCAGGTTGTTATTGTATACCTTATACAGACTTCCCTTTTTAAGCAGAAGCTGCATATGCCGCTGGAGCTTCTCACAGTTGGCAAAGGCGGAGACAAGGCGTTCCATGACCTCCTCCTCCTCCTTTGACAGCTCATAGGGATTCTCCGGGTCCACAGTAGGGAACGCATGGTCAAGGAGATTGTATTCTTTTCCGTATAAACGTATAGAGCCCTCCTCATAATTGATATCATCCAGCAGCGCTCTGTCTGCCATATGAAACTCTTTTCTCCGGATGAGAAGCTGGCCTTCCAGCTTGAACTGGATAATGGAAATAGCTTTGTGCATCTTCATATTCAGCACAGTCTCTGCAGGGTTGAGGGTATTGCCCCCTTTTATTTTAAAACATTCGCACGGGTCCTCCTGATAATACGTCAGGGCAAAGGTAGCCAGAGGAAGCAGATTGATGCCATAACCATCTTCCAGAAGATCCAGATTAGCATAGCGGGCGCAGATACGGATAACATTGGCGATACAGGAACGCTGTCCCGCCGCAGCTCCCATCCAGACAATATCGTGATTGCCCCACTGGATATCCAGGGAGTGATACTCCTCCAGTTTGTCCATAATATGGTGCGGTCCCGGCCCTCTGTCGTAAATATCCCCCAGAATATGCAGATGGTCCACAACCAGACGCTGAATCAGCTCTGAAAGGGCTATGATAAATACCTCTGCCCTGCCAATGGCTATGATCGTTTCAATAATCTGCTCATAGTAGGCTTCCTTATCATTAAGCTCCGGTTTCTCTGTGATAAGTTCCTCAATGACATAGGCAAAATCAGGCGGCAGGGCTTTGCGGACTTTGGAACGGGTGTATTTGGACGCAACACGTTTGCACACCTCAATCAGACGGTATAGGGTGATTTTATACCAGTCCTCCATATTATCCTCTGTCTTTTTCGTCAGCTCCATTTTCTCTTTTGGATAATAAATCAGTGTGGCAAGAAAACGCTTGTCCTGCTCATTGAGCGTATGGCCGAATACCTCATTGATTTTCCGTCTCACAGAACCGGAACCATTTTTCAGAACATGGGAAAAAGCCTCATATTCCCCGTGGATATCCGTCAGGAAATGCTCGGTTCCCTTGGGCAGGTTGAGAATCGACTGCAGGTTAATGATTTCTGTGGACGCCTT includes the following:
- the rpsB gene encoding 30S ribosomal protein S2 yields the protein MSVISMKQLLEAGVHFGHQTRRWNPKMAPYIYTERNGIYIIDLQKSVGMVDDAYKAVADMAADGGTILFVGTKKQAQDAIKVEAERCGMFYVNERWLGGMLTNFKTIQSRIARLKEIEAMEADGTFDVLPKKEVIELKKEQAKLEKNLGGIKEMKKLPDAIFIVDPKKERICVQEAHTLGIPLIGICDTNCDPEELDFVIPGNDDAIRAVKLIVSKMADAVIEANQGAAEDSEIFEEAAEEETTEE
- a CDS encoding alpha/beta hydrolase gives rise to the protein MIHEKIPIQMSGSSKETHLTTYILDTYEELPKDLLRPLILICPGGAYRFTADREAEMIALQFNSMGYHAAVLRYSCAPVVFPTALSEVARSVQVIQEKADMWHVDTDNIFVMGFSAGGHLAASFGVFWNRDFLSEAVGCSKESLKVKGLILSYPVITSREDYGHLESIHNLLGSDYEEKKEEMALETQAGVHVPPAFIWHTFEDQSVPFQNSLLFVEAMGKAGVPVEFHLYPKGSHGLSLANETLMRVDGTGVQKECQSWMPLLHTWLQNVTAQPASGDRSV
- a CDS encoding fructose-bisphosphatase class III; translated protein: MEKLEHKYLERLSELYPTIAKASTEIINLQSILNLPKGTEHFLTDIHGEYEAFSHVLKNGSGSVRRKINEVFGHTLNEQDKRFLATLIYYPKEKMELTKKTEDNMEDWYKITLYRLIEVCKRVASKYTRSKVRKALPPDFAYVIEELITEKPELNDKEAYYEQIIETIIAIGRAEVFIIALSELIQRLVVDHLHILGDIYDRGPGPHHIMDKLEEYHSLDIQWGNHDIVWMGAAAGQRSCIANVIRICARYANLDLLEDGYGINLLPLATFALTYYQEDPCECFKIKGGNTLNPAETVLNMKMHKAISIIQFKLEGQLLIRRKEFHMADRALLDDINYEEGSIRLYGKEYNLLDHAFPTVDPENPYELSKEEEEVMERLVSAFANCEKLQRHMQLLLKKGSLYKVYNNNLLYHGCVPLNEDGSFKEVEVYGRTYKGRELYDVLEAYVRKAFFALDQDEKQRGRDILWFIWSSPASPLFGKDKMATFERYFLAEKETHVENKNPYYRLLEDDSVVNNIFREFGIEGDCCHIINGHVPVHHTSGESPIKCGGKVLVIDGGFSKAYQKETGIAGYTLIYNSWGMILAAHEPFTSAEDAITRESDILSDSILVKRTSLRKTVGDTDNGHHLQESIDELKQLLKAYRNGQIIEKE